A stretch of Pseudorhodobacter turbinis DNA encodes these proteins:
- a CDS encoding DUF2306 domain-containing protein, translating to MIQITLSNGLRRFMPARWLVAIVVLFVLMAGFVRHSAGLGIAGLIRDLNGLSPFYAADAPWITGIMFLHMFTGAVLTLQAPLQLVGAIRRRSRRFHRWNGRAMIIFGLFTGFGGIVYATLRGTTGGLFMDISSTSYGILIFIAAVQTYRLARAKKWKQHERWGWRLSVLVISSWLYRMHYVIWDRLTGGWGVTPDMTGPFDRFQAWGYFLGYLLLLEIYFIYAQSRKKRGLARG from the coding sequence ATGATCCAGATCACCCTCTCGAATGGCCTTCGCCGCTTTATGCCTGCGCGGTGGCTGGTCGCTATTGTCGTGCTGTTTGTGCTGATGGCCGGCTTTGTCCGTCACTCTGCCGGGCTGGGGATTGCGGGTTTGATCCGCGATCTGAACGGACTTAGCCCGTTTTATGCCGCCGATGCGCCATGGATCACCGGGATCATGTTTTTGCATATGTTTACGGGGGCCGTACTGACGTTGCAGGCCCCGCTGCAACTGGTCGGGGCAATCCGGCGGCGCTCTCGCCGGTTTCATCGCTGGAACGGGCGGGCCATGATTATATTCGGGCTGTTCACCGGATTTGGCGGCATCGTCTATGCCACATTGCGCGGCACAACCGGCGGGTTGTTCATGGATATATCCTCAACCTCTTACGGTATCTTGATTTTCATTGCAGCCGTTCAGACATATCGGCTGGCGCGCGCCAAAAAGTGGAAACAGCATGAGCGCTGGGGCTGGCGGTTGTCCGTGCTTGTCATCAGTTCGTGGCTTTACCGAATGCATTATGTAATCTGGGACAGGCTGACAGGCGGGTGGGGCGTAACCCCCGATATGACAGGGCCGTTTGACAGGTTTCAGGCATGGGGCTATTTTCTGGGGTATCTTTTGTTGCTTGAAATCTATTTTATTTATGCACAGTCACGGAAAAAACGAGGCCTTGCGCGGGGATGA
- a CDS encoding helix-turn-helix domain-containing protein, with amino-acid sequence MDLTARTAEQIGEALRRTRKARGWTQSDISARTNLRVATISSLENGDAGTKLATVLAIMAALGLEFRLVERGGSLEIEDIF; translated from the coding sequence ATGGACCTCACAGCACGAACAGCCGAACAGATCGGCGAAGCACTCCGCCGAACCCGCAAGGCGCGCGGCTGGACCCAAAGCGATATCAGCGCGCGCACCAATTTGCGTGTCGCGACGATTTCATCGCTCGAGAATGGCGATGCAGGCACCAAGCTGGCCACGGTGCTGGCCATTATGGCCGCGCTTGGGCTCGAGTTTCGGTTGGTTGAGCGCGGCGGCTCGCTTGAGATTGAGGACATCTTCTGA
- a CDS encoding VPLPA-CTERM sorting domain-containing protein, translating into MELTKLLSATIIAGAALTNTAAAATIDVITGGSATFEFTADFGAASLTTNWGDNEAGNPERTVDVNATRVNDDGSVSRSQFIDGGALLSLRRATAYISPVDAAGEEVESFASVKTFSFRETDPSVTDEMKDINYVATDDPNVFTNQADPSVSYTLSDEQVALMNDSQLRLCCTHTLGSLEINTANMTVDGVIDNIAERDINFDGVIDASDEFHFFDLVATDAEDVWGLSLTETLASYLNFGYTEYAFADGQTLLDGWAALQPGGAGYLNFAGGDVIGTVSYAFDSGVVVAPVPLPAGLPLLLAGLGAMGFVRRRRNKANA; encoded by the coding sequence ATGGAACTGACTAAACTTCTTTCTGCAACAATTATCGCAGGTGCTGCCCTTACAAACACCGCTGCTGCTGCCACGATCGACGTGATCACCGGCGGTTCGGCGACATTCGAATTCACCGCCGATTTTGGCGCTGCATCGCTTACAACAAACTGGGGCGATAACGAAGCCGGCAATCCGGAACGCACTGTGGACGTTAACGCCACACGTGTGAACGACGACGGCAGCGTCAGCCGCAGCCAGTTCATCGACGGCGGTGCATTGCTTTCCCTGCGCCGTGCGACGGCCTATATCTCTCCCGTAGATGCTGCTGGCGAAGAGGTCGAATCCTTTGCTTCGGTTAAAACCTTTTCTTTCCGGGAAACGGATCCAAGCGTTACCGATGAGATGAAAGACATCAACTACGTCGCGACCGATGATCCAAACGTATTCACCAACCAAGCAGACCCAAGCGTCTCTTATACTTTGTCGGACGAACAAGTCGCCCTGATGAATGACAGCCAGCTGCGTCTTTGCTGCACACATACTTTGGGGTCGCTGGAAATCAATACCGCCAACATGACGGTTGATGGCGTGATTGACAACATTGCAGAGCGTGACATCAACTTTGATGGCGTGATCGATGCCAGTGATGAATTCCACTTCTTCGATCTGGTGGCGACTGACGCCGAAGACGTTTGGGGCCTTAGCCTGACAGAGACCTTGGCGTCTTACCTGAACTTTGGCTACACAGAATATGCCTTCGCTGATGGTCAAACCCTGTTGGACGGTTGGGCCGCTTTGCAGCCCGGTGGTGCAGGTTACCTGAACTTTGCTGGGGGTGACGTGATCGGCACGGTTTCTTATGCCTTCGACTCCGGTGTTGTTGTTGCGCCTGTTCCGCTTCCTGCCGGTTTGCCGCTGTTGCTGGCTGGTTTGGGTGCAATGGGCTTCGTTCGCCGTCGTCGTAACAAAGCCAACGCATAA
- a CDS encoding thioesterase II family protein translates to MSDLSQLICLPPAGAGPSLFRPWQQNDPTVIAPAIPGREALFRARPLPDLATLAEDIAKRVAAEITPGYGLFGYSLGGTLAYLLAERLVARGLPAPEVVFTLGALAPHRLGGGIQDILTLDGNAFWDEIARIGGTPPEILNDPELRAFFEPGLRADFRLCKTYQPPKRGFRLPCPIEVFVADRDHLVGSDSAADWSEYTRQHVCLNRIAGGHMLNAVQFKALLGRIRKHWPEKVST, encoded by the coding sequence ATGTCAGACCTGTCCCAACTGATCTGCCTTCCGCCCGCCGGCGCGGGGCCAAGCCTGTTCCGGCCTTGGCAGCAAAATGATCCGACTGTAATAGCCCCTGCGATACCGGGCCGGGAGGCCTTGTTTCGCGCGCGTCCCCTGCCCGATCTTGCCACGCTGGCCGAAGATATCGCAAAGCGGGTGGCCGCAGAAATTACCCCCGGCTACGGGCTGTTTGGCTATTCCCTTGGCGGTACCCTTGCCTATTTGCTGGCAGAGCGATTGGTCGCGCGGGGCCTGCCCGCACCCGAGGTGGTCTTTACGCTGGGGGCACTGGCACCGCACCGTCTTGGCGGTGGCATTCAGGACATTCTAACGCTGGATGGAAATGCCTTTTGGGACGAGATCGCGCGTATCGGCGGCACCCCGCCAGAAATCCTCAATGATCCAGAGCTGCGGGCGTTTTTCGAGCCCGGGCTTAGGGCTGACTTTCGACTGTGCAAAACGTATCAGCCGCCCAAACGTGGCTTTCGCCTGCCCTGCCCGATTGAGGTGTTTGTGGCAGATCGTGACCATCTTGTCGGTTCCGACAGCGCCGCGGATTGGTCCGAATATACCAGACAGCATGTATGCCTGAACCGTATTGCGGGCGGTCATATGTTGAACGCTGTTCAATTCAAGGCACTTCTTGGACGCATCCGCAAACACTGGCCGGAAAAGGTTTCGACATGA
- a CDS encoding condensation domain-containing protein, whose product MTNNTADRRRNIENIYPLAPLQEGILFHSLIAPENAGVYMPQMAYHLSGPIDAVRLRTAWEQVLARHSALRSAIHWEERDEPFQVVYRQLPLPWQELDWQGRDPQAELQQQFQENRDSPFDLRRPPLMRLQLARVTADRHILILCHHHIILDGWSQARMLQDVMAYYHSATHLRPPQPYVEYIRWLKRQDRDAAIGFWRDYLEGVPGPSLAFGGPGEAPEFLRSEWALPPALARQVGQFCADQGVTLNTLLQAVLGLIVAERLGRRDITFGSATAGRPTSLPGAAEMVGLFINALPVRLRVEPDDRIGDWLRRLQRQQAETIEHEHVALRDVQAGHGTLFDCLLVVENYPVSLDTEGHEIALDRVEFDEWTHFPLTLLVAPEQAGMKLILRYDRTVISDEKLAAFTDRFKTLISRIMAEPDGPVDALIDGIKTAQPAQTSAAPQPARAPATQTEKRLAAIWADLLKRPAPAATDNFFALGGHSLMAARMISQLRRELALELTVRALFERPVLADFANYIDAMQIGQAPETKADDDTVAMEF is encoded by the coding sequence ATGACAAACAACACCGCAGACCGCCGCCGGAATATCGAAAACATCTATCCTCTTGCCCCTTTGCAAGAGGGCATCCTGTTTCACAGCCTGATCGCGCCGGAAAACGCAGGCGTCTACATGCCGCAGATGGCCTATCATCTGTCCGGCCCGATTGATGCCGTACGGCTTCGCACGGCTTGGGAACAGGTGCTGGCGCGCCATTCGGCCCTGCGCAGCGCGATCCATTGGGAAGAAAGAGACGAACCCTTTCAGGTCGTTTACCGCCAGCTGCCCCTACCGTGGCAAGAGCTGGACTGGCAGGGCCGTGACCCGCAGGCCGAACTACAGCAGCAATTTCAGGAGAACCGCGATTCACCCTTTGACCTGCGCCGCCCGCCCCTGATGCGGTTGCAGCTGGCGCGAGTGACGGCGGACCGGCATATCCTGATCCTATGCCACCACCACATCATCCTTGATGGCTGGTCGCAGGCGCGCATGCTGCAAGATGTGATGGCCTATTATCACAGCGCAACCCATCTGCGCCCGCCACAGCCCTATGTGGAATATATCCGCTGGCTCAAACGTCAGGACCGGGATGCGGCCATCGGGTTCTGGCGTGACTATCTGGAGGGGGTTCCCGGCCCCAGCCTTGCCTTTGGCGGCCCCGGTGAGGCGCCTGAATTCTTGCGCAGCGAATGGGCGCTTCCCCCCGCCTTGGCACGGCAAGTTGGCCAGTTCTGCGCAGATCAGGGCGTCACGCTGAACACCTTGCTGCAGGCCGTTCTGGGCCTGATCGTGGCAGAGCGCCTTGGGCGGCGTGACATTACCTTTGGCAGCGCGACCGCCGGCCGCCCCACCAGCCTGCCCGGCGCGGCGGAAATGGTCGGGCTTTTCATCAATGCCTTACCCGTGCGGTTAAGGGTCGAACCCGACGACCGTATCGGGGATTGGTTGCGCCGCCTGCAAAGGCAGCAGGCGGAAACCATCGAGCATGAGCATGTGGCCCTGCGCGACGTTCAGGCCGGTCATGGCACCCTGTTTGATTGCCTTTTGGTGGTCGAGAACTACCCCGTCTCTTTGGATACGGAGGGTCATGAAATCGCACTGGACCGGGTCGAGTTTGATGAGTGGACACATTTCCCCCTGACCTTGCTGGTCGCGCCGGAACAAGCGGGGATGAAACTTATCCTGCGCTATGACCGGACCGTCATTTCGGACGAGAAGCTGGCCGCCTTCACGGACCGTTTCAAGACCTTGATCAGCCGGATCATGGCCGAACCGGACGGCCCCGTTGATGCCCTGATAGACGGCATAAAAACCGCGCAGCCTGCCCAGACATCCGCCGCGCCGCAACCCGCCCGCGCGCCCGCTACCCAGACCGAAAAGCGCCTTGCCGCGATCTGGGCCGATCTGCTGAAACGGCCCGCCCCCGCGGCGACCGATAACTTCTTTGCGCTTGGAGGGCACTCCTTGATGGCCGCCCGCATGATCAGCCAGCTTCGGCGGGAGCTGGCGCTTGAGCTGACGGTGCGCGCCCTGTTCGAACGTCCTGTTCTGGCCGATTTTGCCAATTATATTGATGCCATGCAAATCGGACAGGCCCCTGAAACCAAAGCCGATGACGACACTGTCGCGATGGAGTTCTGA